The Gloeobacter morelensis MG652769 genome contains the following window.
CCTCCCGCGCTTCCGGATGGCGTCCTCGCGCCCCGGCAGCCCTCGAGTGATGAAGATCGGGCCTGGTTGGAGTCGGATCTTTCCGGTCTTGGCCGGTATGAGCCCTACGACTGGGGTGATGTCGATCCTTTAAGCCTGGGTTCAGCGGTGGTCGAGGGGCAGGTCGAGGGGCACCCATGACGCTGGCCGTCGGCGACATCGTGATCGCCCGTTTCCCTGAGCAAGATCCGCAGGGGCATGAGCAAGAGGGGCTTCGTCCCGCTGTCGTTGTAGGCAACCCCGAGGTGCTTGGTAAACCGCGTTTCGCGATCACGGTGGTGATCCCACTTACCAGTTATCGCGCCCAGAGTTGGGTTGAAGCTTCACCGGCGCTCTATCCAAGGCTCAAAGCCGGAGAGGGATCGCTTCCACAGGAGTCGGTTGCCCTGCTCGAACAGATCCGGGCGCTGGATCGCTCGCGCGTGGTGCGATATCTGGGGATGCTCAATCCCAGGCAGTACAAAGCAATCCGCTCGGGTCTGAAGCGGCTGCTGGGTGGTTGAGTCGGCTGAGCCCGGGCGAATGAGAGTCGAACACGATGGGATATCGAATTCGGGTGAAGCGGCATAGTTTAGATGAAGGTCCTTACCTGGGCTTTTTGGGGCTTTTTTGGGCTTGGCACGACGATCTGTGGGTGCGAGAGGCGGCACCCCCTTCGGGTGCCCTCTCGCGCTCTCCCCCTCCCCGCGTCGGGGCGTGCCACCCCGACACCCCCGGACTTAGCGGCACGGTAGGTACGAGACTCGGTGGGTGGGCTTGGCTGTATTTCCAGTGCGTGCACGCTTTGCGTGGCGACTGCGGCGAGGAGTGTAGCAGGCAATGTCGCCGGGCTATTCTATGTCTCTCTACGCAGATTCGATATGAGAACCCACCTGAGGTGCGGCGCCTTCAACTTCGATTGCCGTTCCCCGCTCCTGGTCGCGGCGGATCAAATAGTCGTTGATCGCTTCCTGACGACGATTGGCAGCTC
Protein-coding sequences here:
- a CDS encoding type II toxin-antitoxin system PemK/MazF family toxin — translated: MTLAVGDIVIARFPEQDPQGHEQEGLRPAVVVGNPEVLGKPRFAITVVIPLTSYRAQSWVEASPALYPRLKAGEGSLPQESVALLEQIRALDRSRVVRYLGMLNPRQYKAIRSGLKRLLGG